The window ACGCCTACTGCCCCACCCGCGCCTGACCGGAGCCGGTAGGAGCGACTGACCGGAGCCGGGACGCGCGCCCGACGGCCAGGGGAACACGCGCCCGATCCCGACCGGAACGCACACGGCCGGCCCCGTCTCCGGAACCGGCCGCGCATCGAGACACCGGGAGGTCGATCAGAAGGGCAGGTCGTCGTCGTCGGCACCGGCCGGAGCAGGCGCGCTGCTGCCACTCTGAGCGGCCTGGCTCTGGTTGCCGAAGTCGCCGGAGTCTCCCGACGGAGCCTCGCCGCCGCGGCTGAGCATCTGCATCTCCTGGGCGACGATCTCGGTCATGTAGCGCTTCTGACCGGTCTCCTTGTCGTCCCAGTTCCGGGTCTGCAGACGGCCCTCGATGTACACCTGCTTGCCCTTGTGCAGGTACTGGCCGCAGATCTCGGCCAGTCGGCCGAAGGCGACGATGCGGTGCCACTCCGTCTCTTCCTGCCGCTGGCCGTCGCGGTCGTTGTACTGACGGCTCGTCGCCACGCTGAACGTCGCGATCTGGTTGCCGTTCTGCGTGGTCCTCATCTCCGGGTCGCGTCCCAGATTGCCCACGACGATGGCTTTGTTCACTCCAGCCATGGCTGGGTCCTCCTCGAATGTCTCGGCGGGCGGAGCGACCGCCTCGGCGGTCGGCACTGGCTGCACGTCGTCTGGATCGAGGCGGCAGTGTAGGCACACGGCCGGCTCGGGTCAACGGCCGCGGCACAAGTGTCAACCTGGTGATCGGTCAGGAACCTTGCACATGCTCCGGGACGAAGTCCTACGCCGTTTCTTCGGTTCTGTAAGATCTTGCACCACAACGATTTGGATCTTCGACAAATCGTCGTGTGGAAACGCTCCGCACCCTGGGATAGGTTCCGCTGTCTGCCCCACGCTCCACCGAATCCCTATGGCA is drawn from Candidatus Krumholzibacteriia bacterium and contains these coding sequences:
- a CDS encoding single-stranded DNA-binding protein, encoding MAGVNKAIVVGNLGRDPEMRTTQNGNQIATFSVATSRQYNDRDGQRQEETEWHRIVAFGRLAEICGQYLHKGKQVYIEGRLQTRNWDDKETGQKRYMTEIVAQEMQMLSRGGEAPSGDSGDFGNQSQAAQSGSSAPAPAGADDDDLPF